A DNA window from Actinomadura coerulea contains the following coding sequences:
- the rpsT gene encoding 30S ribosomal protein S20 → MANIKSQIKRNKQNEKARLRNKAVKSELKTVIRKFREAAEAGNVDDAVAAQRVAARKLDKAVSKGVIHKNQAANRKSAIARQAAALQAK, encoded by the coding sequence GTGGCTAACATCAAGTCCCAGATCAAGCGCAACAAGCAGAACGAGAAGGCCCGCCTGCGCAACAAGGCCGTCAAGTCCGAGCTGAAGACGGTGATCCGCAAGTTCCGCGAAGCCGCCGAGGCCGGCAACGTGGACGACGCCGTCGCCGCGCAGCGGGTCGCTGCGCGCAAGCTGGACAAGGCCGTCAGCAAGGGCGTCATCCACAAGAACCAGGCCGCCAACCGCAAGTCGGCGATCGCCAGGCAGGCCGCCGCCCTGCAGGCCAAGTAG
- a CDS encoding DUF4870 domain-containing protein codes for MAYGHPPSPGQGQQPQWQQQQAPWQQPGNAWQQQPQQPQGGMGWQQQPPPGGNDFQGGNDTAQIPGHFGPVTDDEKTWSLMAYVGQFLVGAIAPAVVYLGKARSPFVRRHAAQGLNMGIAAIAVWFVFGLLSLVADFLIWVPLIFTAVEMFFLVYAGRAANRGEFRRVPSAVAWPLLK; via the coding sequence ATGGCCTACGGGCACCCCCCGTCGCCCGGCCAGGGACAGCAGCCCCAGTGGCAGCAGCAGCAGGCCCCCTGGCAGCAGCCCGGAAACGCCTGGCAGCAGCAGCCGCAGCAACCCCAGGGCGGCATGGGCTGGCAGCAGCAGCCGCCTCCGGGCGGGAACGACTTCCAGGGCGGGAACGACACCGCCCAGATACCCGGCCACTTCGGCCCCGTCACCGACGACGAGAAGACGTGGTCGCTGATGGCGTACGTGGGGCAGTTCCTCGTCGGCGCGATCGCCCCGGCCGTCGTCTACCTCGGCAAGGCCCGCTCGCCGTTCGTGCGCAGGCACGCCGCGCAGGGCCTCAACATGGGCATCGCGGCGATCGCCGTGTGGTTCGTCTTCGGCCTGCTGTCGCTGGTCGCCGACTTCCTCATCTGGGTGCCGCTGATCTTCACGGCCGTGGAGATGTTCTTCCTGGTCTACGCGGGCAGGGCCGCCAACCGCGGCGAGTTCCGGCGCGTCCCGTCCGCGGTGGCCTGGCCCCTGCTGAAGTAG
- a CDS encoding RNA 2'-phosphotransferase, translating into MDERRAVKISKYLAKHLRHRPERIGLTLDAEGWADVTALLAAAAAHGFALTRAELEHVVAVNDKRRYELAGNRIRAVQGHSVPVSLNLPVTPPPELLYHGTVRGSVDPILREGLLPMGRHAVHLSPDPETARRVGARRGAPVVLTVQAGRMAADGHEFRVSANGVWLIDAVPPEYLSG; encoded by the coding sequence ATGGACGAGCGCCGCGCGGTCAAGATCTCCAAGTATCTCGCCAAGCACCTGCGGCACCGCCCCGAGCGGATCGGGCTCACGCTCGATGCCGAGGGCTGGGCGGACGTCACCGCCCTGCTCGCGGCCGCGGCTGCCCACGGGTTCGCGCTCACCCGCGCCGAACTCGAACACGTGGTGGCGGTCAACGACAAGAGGCGCTACGAGCTCGCCGGGAACCGGATCCGGGCCGTCCAGGGCCACTCGGTCCCCGTCTCGCTGAACCTGCCGGTGACGCCCCCGCCGGAACTGCTGTACCACGGCACCGTGCGCGGCTCCGTCGACCCCATCCTGCGGGAGGGCCTGCTGCCCATGGGGCGGCACGCCGTCCATCTGTCACCCGACCCCGAGACGGCGCGCCGCGTCGGCGCCCGGCGCGGCGCCCCCGTCGTGCTGACCGTCCAGGCCGGCCGGATGGCGGCCGACGGCCACGAGTTCCGCGTCAGCGCGAACGGCGTGTGGCTGATCGACGCGGTCCCACCGGAATATCTGAGCGGATG
- the lepA gene encoding translation elongation factor 4 — protein MPAPQPDKTDPAIIRNFCIIAHIDHGKSTLADRMLQLTGVVEERQMRAQYLDRMDIERERGITIKSQAVRLPWTSGGVDHVLNLIDTPGHVDFSYEVSRSLAACEGAVLLVDAAQGIEAQTLANLYLALEADLHLIPVLNKIDLPAAQPDKYAEELAGIIGCEPSDVLRVSGKTGEGVRELLDKIVQEVPAPVGDPDGPARALIFDSVYDTYRGVVTYVRIMDGHLSRREKSLMMSTGAAHETLEVGVISPEPKPVQGLGVGEVGYLITGVKDVRQARVGDTVTGASRQAVQALGGYRDPKPMVFSGLYPVDGDQYPELRDALDKLRLNDAALVYEPETSAALGFGFRCGFLGLLHMEIVRERLEREFDLSLISTAPNVVYRVVMEDGTEHVVTNPSEFPEGKIGTVYEPVVKATVLSPSDHIGAIMELCQGRRGVLLGMDYLSEDRVEIRYTLPLAEIIFDFFDQLKSKTRGYASLDYEPSGEQESDLVKVDILLQGESVDAFSQIVHKDKSREYGLMMTAKLKELIPRQQYEVPIQAAVGARIIARENIRAIRKDVLAKCYGGDISRKRKLLEKQKEGKKRMKTIGRVDVPQEAFVAALSTGGGDADRSKK, from the coding sequence GTGCCAGCGCCCCAGCCTGACAAGACCGATCCCGCGATCATCCGCAACTTCTGCATCATCGCGCACATCGACCATGGCAAGTCGACCCTCGCGGACCGGATGCTGCAGCTGACCGGAGTGGTCGAGGAGCGCCAGATGCGCGCCCAGTACCTCGACCGCATGGACATCGAGCGCGAGCGCGGCATCACGATCAAGAGCCAGGCGGTCAGGCTGCCCTGGACGTCCGGCGGCGTCGACCACGTCCTCAACCTGATCGACACCCCCGGCCACGTCGACTTCTCCTACGAGGTGTCGCGGTCGCTCGCGGCGTGCGAGGGCGCGGTCCTGCTGGTGGACGCGGCGCAGGGCATCGAGGCGCAGACGCTCGCCAACCTGTACCTGGCGCTCGAGGCGGACCTGCACCTGATCCCCGTCCTGAACAAGATCGACCTCCCGGCGGCGCAGCCGGACAAGTACGCCGAGGAGCTGGCGGGGATCATCGGCTGCGAACCGTCGGACGTGCTGCGCGTGTCCGGCAAGACGGGCGAGGGCGTCCGCGAGCTGCTCGACAAGATCGTCCAGGAGGTGCCGGCGCCGGTCGGCGACCCCGACGGCCCGGCCCGGGCGCTGATCTTCGACTCGGTGTACGACACCTACCGGGGCGTCGTCACCTATGTCCGGATCATGGACGGGCACCTGTCGCGGCGCGAGAAGAGCCTGATGATGTCGACCGGGGCCGCGCACGAGACCCTGGAGGTCGGCGTGATCTCCCCGGAGCCCAAGCCCGTGCAGGGCCTCGGCGTCGGCGAGGTCGGCTACCTGATCACCGGGGTGAAGGACGTCCGGCAGGCGCGCGTCGGCGACACCGTGACCGGCGCGTCCCGGCAGGCGGTCCAGGCGCTCGGCGGCTACCGCGACCCGAAGCCGATGGTGTTCTCCGGCCTGTACCCGGTGGACGGCGACCAGTACCCGGAGCTGCGCGACGCGCTCGACAAGCTGCGGCTGAACGACGCCGCGCTGGTCTACGAGCCCGAGACGTCGGCGGCGCTCGGGTTCGGGTTCCGCTGCGGCTTCCTCGGGCTGCTGCACATGGAGATCGTCCGGGAGCGGCTGGAGCGCGAGTTCGACCTGTCGCTGATCTCGACCGCGCCGAACGTGGTGTACCGGGTCGTGATGGAGGACGGGACGGAGCACGTCGTCACCAACCCCAGCGAGTTCCCCGAGGGCAAGATCGGCACCGTGTACGAGCCGGTGGTGAAGGCGACGGTGCTGTCCCCGTCCGACCACATCGGCGCGATCATGGAGCTGTGCCAGGGCCGCCGCGGCGTGCTGCTCGGCATGGACTACCTGTCGGAGGACCGCGTCGAGATCCGCTACACGCTGCCGCTCGCCGAGATCATCTTCGACTTCTTCGACCAGCTGAAGTCGAAGACGCGCGGGTACGCCTCGCTCGACTACGAGCCCAGCGGCGAGCAGGAGTCCGACCTCGTGAAGGTCGACATCCTGCTGCAGGGCGAGTCGGTGGACGCCTTCAGCCAGATCGTGCACAAGGACAAGTCCCGCGAGTACGGCCTGATGATGACGGCCAAGCTCAAGGAGCTGATCCCGCGGCAGCAGTACGAGGTGCCCATCCAGGCCGCGGTCGGGGCGCGCATCATCGCCCGCGAGAACATCCGCGCGATCCGCAAGGACGTCCTCGCCAAGTGCTACGGCGGCGACATCTCCCGCAAGCGCAAGCTGCTGGAGAAGCAGAAGGAGGGCAAGAAGCGGATGAAGACCATCGGGCGGGTGGACGTCCCGCAGGAGGCCTTCGTCGCCGCCCTCTCGACCGGGGGCGGCGACGCCGACAGGAGCAAGAAGTAG